The Triticum dicoccoides isolate Atlit2015 ecotype Zavitan chromosome 6A, WEW_v2.0, whole genome shotgun sequence genome has a window encoding:
- the LOC119317932 gene encoding uncharacterized protein LOC119317932: MFSSQEGSQEEDTANFSFKDGKKLCSLFLRQQGLIKKKRRWLASLNPELGVPFKLKRPKFLKVAYLAESDVRTDEVSSERVRFNIEESFGLQRKCYIHQVVLDGLELFKLQKQKDGSLCPESLKIMHCTISKLSNGALESVANIVAHNGISFRKIRPTMMKIVKDHLPKYLAELDSESGMQLSEILTNPCSYHSNSVRLRTPVSPMLLSSIDQALAGLDEIPQLAVIAINRKLTGKSCPPEFLHVTRTSSRSYLINLLRKRCGNMIAKLQEGSDLPVNFAKALSVMNLYRKLTLKSMDISHSEFFLFPRATISSQQDILNALWSLPNVDTDDMKLLRPIMGQGSQVKMASFRAAVRKYLTECLFECDDGNLPDLAVRAIGFLARMSPKYQQAILTEDRKEVEVDAVLDLSSCLRSLARGATEENSSDDEVSLESDRCSEDNDFVLTASNYFDIRSQQHMDEGRCSNFMINSTEDSEYTAGAGHYGDSDATGSTKDPSLKDNVEMTRCSAEDLSALCDDTASIAHELIGHILKNMLTEDEEIDELTDCYLGGSSNSQDPQDPEAKNQKGDIVMNAVQSLLPNLPKSSIDKVRSILDGAEQ, translated from the exons ATGTTTTCTTCGCAGGAAGGTTCGCAGGAag AGGACACGGCCAACTTTTCTTTCAAGGATGGTAAAAAACTGTGCTCTCTTTTTCTGCGGCAGCAAGGTCTGATCAAGAAAAAGCGAAG ATGGCTGGCCTCGCTGAATCCTGAATTAGGTGTCCCCTTCAAACTTAAGCGACCAAAGTTTCTCAAAGTCGC CTACTTGGCTGAATCGGATGTCAGGACTGATGAA GTGTCCAGCGAGAGAGTAAGATTTAACATCGAAGAAAGTTTTGGTTTGCAAAGGAAGTGTTACATTCATCAGGTAGTTCTGGATGGTCTCGAGCTTTTTAAGTTGCAAAAACAGAAGGATGGCTCTCTCTGTCCAGAAAGCTTGAAGATCATGCACTGTACAATCAGCAAATTAAGCAATGGAGCACTTGAGTCAGTGGCTAATATTGTCGCCCACAATGGGATTAGTTTCAGGAAGATTAGGCCTACAATGATGAAAATCGTGAAGGACCACCTTCCAAAATACTTGGCTGAGTTGGACAGTGAAAGTGGTATGCAGTTGTCTGAAATTTTAACAAATCCATGCAGCTACCATTCTAATTCTGTCCGTCTTAGAACACCTGTTTCACCAATGCTTCTGTCATCTATTGACCAAGCTTTAGCTGGGCTGGATGAAATTCCCCAGCTAGCTGTTATTGCAATCAATAGAAAGCTCACAGGAAAATCATGCCCCCCAGAATTTCTGCATGTAACTCGAACTTCCAGCAGAAGCTATCTTATTAATTTGCTAAGGAAAAGGTGTGGAAATATGATAGCAAAGCTGCAGGAAGGCAGTGATCTTCCAGTGAACTTTGCAAAAGCATTGTCAGTGATGAACCTGTATCGAAAACTAACACTAAAGAGCATGGATATTTCACATTCAGAGTTCTTTCTGTTTCCACGTGCGACTATATCATCGCAGCAAGATATCCTGAATGCTCTATGGTCACTTCCAAACGTCGATACTGATGATATGAAGTTGCTGCGTCCCATTATGGGTCAAGGTTCTCAAGTTAAGATGGCATCATTCAGAGCAGCTGTGAGGAAGTACTTGACAGAATGCTTGTTTGAGTGTGATGATGGTAATTTACCAGATTTGGCAGTACGTGCCATTGGTTTCTTAGCTCGAATGTCTCCTAAATATCAACAGGCTATTCTCACAGAAGACAGAAAGGAAGTGGAAGTAGATGCTGTCTTGGATTTAAGCAGTTGTCTCAGATCTTTAGCACGCGGTGCCACTGAAGAAAACTCAAGCGATGACGAAGTTAGCTTAGAGAGTGACAggtgcagtgaagataatgattttgTACTCACCGCGAGCAACTACTTTGATATTCGTTCTCAGCAGCACATGGATGAGGGCCGCTGTTCAAATTTCATGATCAATAGCACTGAAGATTCTGAGTACACTGCTGGTGCTGGACATTATGGAGACAGTGATGCTACTGGCAGTACGAAGGATCCTAGTTTGAAGGACAATGTGGAGATGACTAGATGCTCTGCAGAAGATCTCTCTGCATTATGTGATGACACTGCAAGTATTGCACACGAGCTTATTGGGCACATTCTTAAAAACATGTTGACTGAAGACGAGGAGATTGATGAACTTACCGATTGTTATCTTGGAGGCAGTTCTAATTCTCAAGATCCTCAAG ATCCTGAAGCGAAGAACCAAAAAGGCGACATTGTGATGAATGCTGTCCAGAGTCTCTTACCTAATCTACCGAAAAG CTCCATTGACAAAGTTAGGAGCATACTGGATGGTGCTGAGCAGTGA
- the LOC119317933 gene encoding uncharacterized protein LOC119317933, whose translation MKPQTQLLLLLAYIAAALVMSRGVLAGAGTHAAMPVRTVEDDEAGFTEREEEAAYPQRRVLAYSPQYIGYGGLEANKAACYGSCPGRGQPYTGRGCKAIFGCRGR comes from the coding sequence ATGAAGCCGCagacgcagctcctcctcctcctggcctacATCGCCGCGGCGCTGGTCATGAGCCGCGGCGTCCTCGCCGGCGCCGGCacccatgcggcgatgccggtgcgCACCGTCGAGGACGACGAGGCGGGCTTCACGGAGCGTGAGGAGGAGGCGGCGTACCCACAGAGGAGGGTGCTTGCTTACAGCCCCCAGTACATCGGCTACGGAGGGCTGGAGGCGAACAAGGCGGCGTGCTACGGCTCCTGCCCCGGCCGGGGGCAGCCCTACACCGGCCGCGGCTGCAAAGCCATCTTCGGCTGCCGCGGGCGTTGA